The Methylomonas sp. UP202 DNA window CCGCCTTGAGATAAAGGGTCTCGTCGGCCACCAGGGCAAACATCAAGCCATCGTGGTAGACGCCATAGCCCCCGAACATCTTGCGGATCTGAATGGTGCCGAACAGTTCGAACACTTCAGGCAGATAGGCGATAAATTCGCTCATCGGAAGACCTCTTGATGGATGATTGGAAAATTCGGAACACTCATAGAACCCGTTTTGGCAGGCGACCGGCGGTAATCGCAAAACTTAGGCATTGATAAAACGTTCAAGCGAGTGAAATGCCAACGCCATAGGAGACTGTTAATCCTGAAGGTTTTGCTTATTTCTTCCGCAATAAATACCCGGAGTAGGCCACAAAATCTTGACCATCGATCGTCTCCAGCCTAACGGTTTCCTGCATGCCGCGTCCAAGCCCCAGGATAACGGCGGCGTTTTCCGATACCGGTGCAATGGGGAAAGCCAGATTATTCAGGTCGAAAGCAGGAATGGAATACTCCAGCATCAAAAAACCGTCCCGCTCGCGTAGCGCGCAGTTTTCAGGAACCATCGCCTCGCCTTCGGCAAGATTCACAATCTCGTATTCGCCCAGACGGCTACGCAGGGAGGCGGGAATCGGTACGGGTTGGATTTTCTCGCCCAACACAAAGATTTGGCCTTGCCAATGGGCCAGCGCCAGATCATGGCCGTCGACCTGGCGCACAGACACGCCCACTTCGGCTAGTTGCTTGGGTTGTAGCGGTATCAAACCCAGCAGCTTGTAGCGAATGCCGAATTTGCCGTCGTCCCTGCCGACCAAATCCATGCTTTTACCGTTCAGCTCGGTGGACAGGGTATCGCCATCAGCGGTTAACTTGATGTAGCCGAGCGCGGTTGCATATTGCCCGGCTGCCAATTGCTGTTGTTGCGGGGTTAAGCCGCGGGTTTCGATCACGGGGTTTTCGACGTCATCCGGCAGAGGCTTACCGGTCTTGATCGCAACCGCCAGTTTTAGCACCTTATCGGTGACTTTGTCGATCAGGTCGCCGGTAGGCGGGGAATTTGCCAACACGACCACGCCCAACTTGTGTTCCGGCGCCACCGTCAGCAGGCTACGATGAAAAAGTGTGGCTCCGCCGTGTGCGGCCACGTCGCCGATACCGGGCTTGCTGGTCAACAACCAACCCAAACCGGTTTTGGTACCCACATCCAGCGCCACTTCCTTGTTTTGCTGGCGCAGCATTTCATGCAGGGTTTCCGGTTTTAATATTGGTTGGCCATTGGCTTTGCCGTCAGCCAATACCATGGCGACAAATCGGCTCAGATCCAATACATTCGCGTTCAATCCGCCGGCCGGCATATCGCGCAGGGCCACTTCGGTCTTTTCCTGATCATTCTTATAGGCTTTCGAGGCCAGTTTTCCCTCGATGCCGAGCGAAAATGCCGCATTCGTCATACCGAGCGGTTTTAACAGCTGCCGGTCGGCATAACTGCTGAAATCCTGGCCGGTAAGCCGTTCCAGCATCGTCCCTAATAAGGTAATGCCCAGATTCGAATAGGCCCAGATGCGATTGGGCGGATAGGCGACGTATTCGTCTTTCAGGGGGTAGACCAGTTGACTGAACGGCGCTGGATTCTTAGTCCACATGCCATTGCCCCTATCGCCCGGCAAGCCGGAATGATGCGTCATGATATTGCGCGGTGTAATCGGCCCGGCATCCGGAAAGCGGCTTTTGATCGCAAAATTTGGCAGATAGGTTTGCAAAGGCCGATCAATATCCAGCTTGCCTTGCTCGGCAAGTTGCATCACCAGCGTATCGGTGAAAAGCTTGGAGATGGAGCCGGTTCGATAAACCGTTTCCGGTGTCGCGGCAATCTGCCTGACTTGATCGGCATAGCCGAAACCTTGCGACCAGACGATCTGCTGATCATCCACCACTGCGATGCTCAAGCCTTCCACATCCTGTTCGGACATTTCCTGTTCAATCAGCCAGGAAAGATGAGCCTTGAGATAACTATAATCGCCGTGTTGTACAGTATCCGGCTTTAGCGGCGGCGAACCGGCGCAACCGCTTAGCAAAAGCAATATCGCGCTTAAATATGTCAAATAGGTTTTCATCTGGTCCTTGAAGGGGTGATCATCGATTAGTCGGCCAGCAAGATTACAAGCCCTTGTGTTTGGTGCTTTGAGGCTTTTACCAAAGCTGATTTTGGTGCGTGGATGGTATTAGGCGAGCCAATTGTAGTCAAACGTTTTAACAGTGTGGCCTTTCCCGCAAATACCGTCCATTCCCACCGGTGAAACTTGCCGACCGCCAATGGCCCAACCGCACGATTAGCCAAGCGCCGATCTGGATGAGCACCGACTTACGCGACGGCAACCAGGCCTTGTTCGAACCGATGAACGCCGAACGCAAACTGCGTCTGTTCCGCACCTTGAGCGGCATTGGTTTCAAGGAAATCGAAGTGGCGTTTCCGTCGGCCTCGCAAACGGATTTCGATTTCGTGCGCCGCTTGATAGACGAGGCATTGATACCCGACGACGTAACTATCGAAGTGCTCAGCCACGCCCGCAAGCCATTGTTACGCCGCACGGTCGAAGCCTTGCACGGCGCACATTCGGCCATTGTCCATATCGTCAACGCAACATCGGAGCCGTTTCGCGAACTGGTATTGGGCATGAGCCGGGCCGAAGTATTGGCGATGGCCGTCGATGCGGTGCGGCTGGTCAAACAATTGACCGCCGAACAGCCGCAAACGCAATGGCGCTTGCAATATAGTCTGGAAACCTTCACCGCCACCGAGCCGGATTTCGCCGTCGAGGTGTGCGATGCGATCAGTACCGCCTGGGGCGCGACGCCGGACAATAAGATCATCCTGAATTTGCCGTCGTCGGTGGAAACGGCGACGCCGAACGTCTACGCCGACCAGATCGAATGGATGCACCGCCATATCGCCCGCCGCGACAGCGTCATTCTCAGCGTGCATCCGCATAACGACCGCGGCACCGCAATAGCCGCCGCCGAACTGGCGTTGATGGCTGGCGCCGAGCGCGTCGAGGGTTGCTTGTTCGGCAACGGCGAACGTACCGGCAACGTGGATTTGGTGACGCTGGCGTTGAATCTTTATACCCAAGGCATCGCTCCGGGTTTGGATTTTTCCGACATCAATGCAGTAGTACGTAATTTCGAGGCCTGCACCGGCCTAAGCGTGCCGCCGCGTCAACCCTATGCCGGCGAGTTGGTGTTCACCGCGTTTTCCGGCTCGCACCAAGACGCGATCAAGAAAGGCTTTGCCGCGCGGCAGCCAGATAGCGTCTGGAATGTGCCCTATCTGCCGATCGATCCGGCCGATGTCGGCCGCGATTACGACGCGGTGATCCGCATCAACAGCCAGTCCGGCAAGGGCGGCATCGCCCATTTGCTGGAAAGCCATCATGGTGTCGTGCTGCCGCGCCGTTTACAGATCGAGTTTTCGCGAGTTGTGCAACAGCATGCCGACCGCCACGGCGGCGAAATCGGCGCGGAACCGTTGTGGCGGCTGTTTGCCGAGACTTATCTGGAGCTTGCAGCGCCGTTGCGTTACCTGGGTCATCAACTGTTCGAATCTAGCCAAGGCCAAGGCATACGCTTGCAAATCGAATGGAACGGCGACGCGTGGGAATTAACCGGCATAGGTAACGGCCCGATAGCCGCTGCCGTCGAGGCTTTAGGTGTATTCGGCGCGATCGCGGTGAATAGCTACGAGGAATGCTCGACCGGCAGCGGCGGCGATGCCCAGGCCTGCGCCTTTGTCGAATTGGCGACTGCGAACGGCCCAACCGCCTATGGCATCGGCATAGATGGCAACATCGTCACCGCGTCGATCAAGGCATTGATCAGCGGCAGCAATCGCTTGGCAAACGACACTGGCTGGCAACGCCGCAGTATTGAAAACAGGGGTTTTACCTAGGATAGCGCGTCAGCCGTAAACCCGGCGTGAAACAGGAGATAACATCGAATACTTACCGCTGCAATGCTCAAGATCATGCCCAAAACTCGCAAGCCCAATGTAAATAGAAACAAATTTACTACAAGCCATTGACTATACCGTCCGGACGGTACAGTATATGATTCATGAAAAGATCACAAAAAACCAATACTCGAGAACGCCTGCTCGATGCCGCCGAATCCGTCGTGATCGAGCAAGGCGTCAGTGCCATGACTTTGGAGGCCGTTGCCGCGCGAGCCGGCGTCAGCAAAGGCGGCCTGCTATACCATTTCCCGTCCAAAGACGCCGTCGTGATGGGCATGGTATCCCGTATCGCGTCCATCGTTCAGGAGCGGTTTGCCTTCGGTCTGGCCAACGAGGCACCGGGACCGGGACAACACGCCAAGGCGTTGTTGCATATGCTGCTGGATACCGAAGGTTCCTTGGCTCCCCGGCTGCAACGCGTCGCCGGCCCATTACTGGGCGCGGCATCCAGCAACCCGAAAATGTTGGAGCCAATACAGCAATTCTTCCGGGGAGTCCATCAAGGCATGCTTGACGACGGCTTTCCGGTGGATCGAAGTTGGCTAGTACTAGCAGCCTTGGACGGACTCAAATATTGGAAAATCTTCGGCATCCTGCACCCCTCAGAGCAAGATTTGGCAGCACTTCGACGGTTGTTAACACAAATCATAGATGAGGCATCATTGTGAAAAAAATCATTCTCATAGCCATCGTTTTGTTCGTTGTGGCAGGTGGCGCGAGCTGGATTTATCGCGCCTATCACCGCGATAGCAACGCCCAACTGACGCTATACGGCAACGTGGACATCCGCGAAGTCTCCCTCGGTTTCCGCGTTCCCGGCAAGCTAGCTAAACTACTTTATGACGAAGGCGACAAGGTCAAAGCAGGCGAAGTGATGGCCAGGCTGGACGACGAGCCTTATCGCAATCAGGCCGCCAGCGCTCAGGCCCAGGTTGACTCATTGCGGGCGCGTCTGAAATTGCGGGAAACCGGCAATCGTCCGCAAGAGATTGCTCAAGCCCGGTCGCTGGTCCGCGAACGAGAAGCCGCTGCCGTCAATGCCGAACGCTTATTCAAACGGGCCGAAGAATTGCTGGCCGACAAAGGCGTTTCTGCCCAAGAACGCGACACCGCCGAGGCCAACCACCAAGAAACCCAAGCCAGACTCAAATCCGCGCGCGATAATTTGGCGCTCCTCGAAGCCGGGTTTCGCAGCGAGGATATTAGCCAAGCCAAAGCCGATCTTGCTCAAACCGAAGCGGCACTGGCGACTGCCAATTTGCAACTGAATGATGCGATATTAACCGCGCCGTCCGACGGCGTCATTCTTACTCGTGCGCAAGAGGCGGGAGCCATCCTGCAAACCGGCACACCGGTTTTCACGCTTTCCTTGGTTAATCCAGTTTGGGTGCGCGCCTACGTCCACGAACCCGACCTGGGCCGCATACATCCGGGCATCAAGGTCGAAATTCGTACCGATTCCGCCAACGGCAAACGCTATAAGGGTCAGATCGGCTTTATCTCTCCGCGCGCCGAATTCACCCCAAAAAGCGTGGAGACGACGGAACTGCGCTCTTCGCTCGTCTATCGCTTAAGGATTGTCGTTGAAAATCCCGATGACGGGCTGCGCCAAGGCATGCCGGTCACGGTCACGTTGGACGAAAATCCGTTGAGCAAATCTGCTTCGTTATGAGCGATTCGGTAGCCATACTCGACTCCGTGCGGAAAACATTTTCGCATTCCACCAAGCCCGCATTAGCAAGCGTTTCGGCTGTGTTAAAGCCGGGGCAGATTACCGGCTTGATCGGACCGGACGGTGCCGGAAAAACGACGCTGATTCGTCTGATAGCGGGATTGCTGACACCGACTTCAGGCTCCATTTCCGTCAACCGTTGCGATCCGATTCGCGATGCGGATCAGTTACGGACCTTCATCGGCTACATGCCGCAAAAATTCGGCCTCTACGAAGATTTGTCGGTGATCGAAAATCTCGAACTCCATGCCGATTTGCGCAACCTGCTGGGGGATGAGCGCGCCGTCACCTTCAAACGTCTTCTGGAATTTACCGATCTTGCCCGATTCACCACTCGCCTGGCCGGAAAATTGTCCGGCGGCATGAAGCAAAAGCTCGGCCTCGCCTGTTCGCTATTAGGCCGCCCGAGGTTGCTGTTGCTGGACGAACCGAGCGTGGGTGTCGATCCTATTTCGCGGCGCGAATTGTGGAAGATGGTTCATGAACTGATTGCCCAAGGCATGGCGGTCGTGTGGAGCACAGCCTATCTGGACGAAGCCGAGTTATGTGCGGAAGTGCTGTTGATGAACGACGGACAATTGATCTTCT harbors:
- the hlyD gene encoding secretion protein HlyD encodes the protein MKKIILIAIVLFVVAGGASWIYRAYHRDSNAQLTLYGNVDIREVSLGFRVPGKLAKLLYDEGDKVKAGEVMARLDDEPYRNQAASAQAQVDSLRARLKLRETGNRPQEIAQARSLVREREAAAVNAERLFKRAEELLADKGVSAQERDTAEANHQETQARLKSARDNLALLEAGFRSEDISQAKADLAQTEAALATANLQLNDAILTAPSDGVILTRAQEAGAILQTGTPVFTLSLVNPVWVRAYVHEPDLGRIHPGIKVEIRTDSANGKRYKGQIGFISPRAEFTPKSVETTELRSSLVYRLRIVVENPDDGLRQGMPVTVTLDENPLSKSASL
- a CDS encoding TetR/AcrR family transcriptional regulator; amino-acid sequence: MKRSQKTNTRERLLDAAESVVIEQGVSAMTLEAVAARAGVSKGGLLYHFPSKDAVVMGMVSRIASIVQERFAFGLANEAPGPGQHAKALLHMLLDTEGSLAPRLQRVAGPLLGAASSNPKMLEPIQQFFRGVHQGMLDDGFPVDRSWLVLAALDGLKYWKIFGILHPSEQDLAALRRLLTQIIDEASL
- a CDS encoding serine hydrolase domain-containing protein, with the translated sequence MTYLSAILLLLSGCAGSPPLKPDTVQHGDYSYLKAHLSWLIEQEMSEQDVEGLSIAVVDDQQIVWSQGFGYADQVRQIAATPETVYRTGSISKLFTDTLVMQLAEQGKLDIDRPLQTYLPNFAIKSRFPDAGPITPRNIMTHHSGLPGDRGNGMWTKNPAPFSQLVYPLKDEYVAYPPNRIWAYSNLGITLLGTMLERLTGQDFSSYADRQLLKPLGMTNAAFSLGIEGKLASKAYKNDQEKTEVALRDMPAGGLNANVLDLSRFVAMVLADGKANGQPILKPETLHEMLRQQNKEVALDVGTKTGLGWLLTSKPGIGDVAAHGGATLFHRSLLTVAPEHKLGVVVLANSPPTGDLIDKVTDKVLKLAVAIKTGKPLPDDVENPVIETRGLTPQQQQLAAGQYATALGYIKLTADGDTLSTELNGKSMDLVGRDDGKFGIRYKLLGLIPLQPKQLAEVGVSVRQVDGHDLALAHWQGQIFVLGEKIQPVPIPASLRSRLGEYEIVNLAEGEAMVPENCALRERDGFLMLEYSIPAFDLNNLAFPIAPVSENAAVILGLGRGMQETVRLETIDGQDFVAYSGYLLRKK